In the genome of Pseudomonas sp. LBUM920, one region contains:
- a CDS encoding DUF3299 domain-containing protein yields MRRLLLTLLLLGSGLAHAGELPETDWLDLMPLSDQKALEAMPEIDHNSPEAQGTFTDKGGLKQSKGLPAVMYSTKTVAAMNGKSIRIGGYPVPLETDAKGRSTLFFLVPYPGACIHVPPPPPNQLVLVRYPKGLKLDDIYTPLWVTGTLKVEKVNNDLADAAYALDAGKVRAVKESDL; encoded by the coding sequence ATGCGCCGTCTTCTGTTGACTCTCCTCTTGCTGGGCTCTGGCCTGGCGCACGCTGGCGAACTGCCGGAAACCGACTGGCTCGACCTGATGCCGCTGTCGGACCAGAAAGCCCTCGAAGCCATGCCCGAGATCGACCACAACTCCCCCGAAGCCCAAGGCACGTTCACCGACAAAGGTGGCCTCAAGCAAAGCAAGGGCTTGCCGGCGGTGATGTATTCGACCAAGACCGTGGCCGCCATGAATGGCAAGAGTATCCGCATCGGCGGTTACCCGGTGCCGCTGGAAACCGACGCCAAGGGCCGCAGCACGCTGTTCTTCCTGGTGCCGTACCCAGGCGCCTGCATCCACGTGCCGCCGCCGCCGCCCAACCAGTTGGTGCTGGTGCGCTATCCCAAGGGGTTGAAGCTGGATGACATCTACACGCCGTTGTGGGTTACCGGCACGTTGAAAGTCGAGAAGGTTAATAACGATTTGGCGGATGCGGCGTACGCGCTGGACGCGGGCAAGGTGCGGGCGGTCAAAGAGTCCGATCTTTAA
- a CDS encoding GlsB/YeaQ/YmgE family stress response membrane protein, translated as MGIIGTIFIGLIVGLLARFLKPGDDSMGWIMTILLGIAGSLVATYGGQALGIYQAGQGAGFIGALIGAIVLLVIYGLLRKK; from the coding sequence ATGGGTATCATCGGAACCATCTTTATCGGCTTGATCGTCGGCCTGCTGGCGCGTTTCCTCAAGCCTGGCGACGACAGCATGGGCTGGATCATGACCATCCTGCTGGGTATCGCAGGTTCTCTGGTCGCCACCTACGGTGGTCAGGCCCTGGGCATCTACCAGGCAGGTCAAGGCGCAGGCTTTATCGGTGCGCTGATCGGCGCCATCGTGCTGCTGGTGATCTACGGCCTGCTGCGTAAAAAGTAA